In Candidatus Omnitrophota bacterium, the genomic window CGACAGGACCCAGCTTATCCTCGACATATTCGCGCACAGGGCGCATTCTATCGAAGGAAAGGTGCAGGTAGAGCTGGCCCAACTGCAATACCTCCTGCCGCGCCTTAAAGGCAAAGGGATAATGCTCTCGCGCCTCGGCGGCGGTATCGGGACGAGGGGCCCGGGCGAACAGAAACTCGAGATGGACCGCCGTAAGATAAGGGAGCGGATCGTAAAGCTTAAGGATGAGCTTGAGAAGATCCACGCGCGCAGGGAGGGATTGAGGCGCAAACGGCACGAGAGCGACCTCTCGATAGTCTCGCTGATTGGCTATACTAACGCGGGCAAATCAACATTGCTAAATGCCCTTACCGATTCCGACGTCATAGCGCAGGACAGGCTCTTCTCGACTCTCGACCCTACCGCGCGCAGGTTCATATTACCGAACAACCAAAAAGTCGTATTCGTCGATACGGTCGGGTTCCTGCATGACCTGCCGCACCATCTTATAGAGGCGTTCAAGGCGACGCTAGAGGAGGTAGTGGAGGCCGATGTGCTCGTCCATGTCCTCGACGCGTCCAGCCCGATAGTCCGCGAACTGAGCCAGGCGGTTTATGAGGTCCTGGAAGAGCTGGGCATACATGATAAACCCGTCGTGACAGTCCTTAACAAGGTAGACAAGGTCCCGGATAAAAGCCTCGTGGAACGGCTCAGGAAGGATTTCGAGAATGCCATCCCGGTCTCGGCACTCCGCAAAGAGAACCTCGGGGAATTGGTCCAAAGGATATCGATGATCCTTTTCGCCTCGCTTCTATATGTCAAGGCCGCGATCCCCCAGTCCGAAGCCAAGC contains:
- the hflX gene encoding GTPase HflX, whose translation is MEKALLVTVEFFDRKYKNTWKLDDVNFELRELVRSAGLQVVDLVECFKEAPMAGQYIGKGKAEEIGLICKDKGADVVIFGDDLSSTQQQNLEDIMNVKVIDRTQLILDIFAHRAHSIEGKVQVELAQLQYLLPRLKGKGIMLSRLGGGIGTRGPGEQKLEMDRRKIRERIVKLKDELEKIHARREGLRRKRHESDLSIVSLIGYTNAGKSTLLNALTDSDVIAQDRLFSTLDPTARRFILPNNQKVVFVDTVGFLHDLPHHLIEAFKATLEEVVEADVLVHVLDASSPIVRELSQAVYEVLEELGIHDKPVVTVLNKVDKVPDKSLVERLRKDFENAIPVSALRKENLGELVQRISMILFASLLYVKAAIPQSEAKLLNQVYREASIIKREFKGDYVYLEADMPARLKNLLDKKGFCAKL